A single genomic interval of Cupriavidus sp. MP-37 harbors:
- a CDS encoding GNAT family N-acetyltransferase, with the protein MEIRLLTPADAAAFHALRLQGLAEAPEAFAASLEEEQDLAPEAVAQRLAPSADKAIFGAFEAGPDGIALAGMVGVMREPRRKHWHKASIFGMYVAPGWRERKLGRALMLRALQQAAAMPGVRQVTLCVNAGSAGAVRLYESLGFERFGLEPDALYVAPHFHDKLDMVLRLPAAQAQPQR; encoded by the coding sequence ATGGAAATCCGCCTGCTGACCCCCGCCGATGCCGCAGCCTTCCACGCGCTGCGCCTGCAGGGACTGGCCGAGGCGCCTGAAGCCTTTGCCGCCAGCCTGGAAGAAGAACAGGACCTGGCACCCGAGGCGGTGGCGCAACGCCTTGCGCCGAGCGCGGACAAGGCCATCTTCGGCGCCTTCGAGGCCGGTCCCGACGGCATCGCGCTGGCCGGCATGGTCGGCGTGATGCGCGAGCCCCGGCGCAAGCACTGGCACAAGGCCTCGATCTTCGGCATGTACGTGGCGCCGGGCTGGCGCGAGCGCAAGCTCGGCCGCGCGCTGATGCTGCGCGCGCTGCAGCAGGCCGCCGCCATGCCGGGCGTGCGCCAGGTCACGCTGTGCGTCAATGCCGGCAGCGCGGGCGCGGTGCGCTTGTACGAATCGCTCGGGTTCGAGCGCTTCGGGCTGGAGCCCGATGCGTTGTACGTCGCGCCGCACTTCCACGACAAGCTCGACATGGTGCTGCGGCTGCCGGCCGCCCAGGCGCAGCCGCAACGCTGA
- a CDS encoding LysR substrate-binding domain-containing protein yields the protein MASMFNRVPPLHLLIAFEAAARLGSFARAAEELSVTPSAVSHRIKNLEELWGEDLFVRANAALRLTAAGTRYLRNVQDALKSLNELARPEYNKLRTRLRVAIPPTFGRQHLVPRLPEFGALYPHIDLELHLAIPFLDVKAEDTDVEIRYGTGRYPDLKTTKLLVEPVFPACGREYYERVNGRAITRPEHLHGLVLLRSPLEPWKPWFETAGLDWPEPQTGPQFNDIGLMLEAIASNQGVALVRQRMARHWLSLGQMVRLLDVESVSPHGYYIVEREQAPLKPEARYFVDWLLSLDW from the coding sequence ATGGCTTCCATGTTCAACCGCGTGCCGCCGCTGCACCTGCTGATCGCGTTCGAGGCCGCCGCGCGCCTGGGCAGCTTCGCGCGCGCGGCCGAGGAGCTGTCGGTCACGCCCAGCGCGGTCTCGCACCGCATCAAGAACCTCGAGGAACTGTGGGGCGAGGACCTGTTCGTGCGCGCCAACGCCGCGCTGCGGCTGACCGCCGCCGGCACGCGCTACCTGCGCAACGTGCAGGACGCGCTCAAGTCGCTCAACGAACTGGCCCGGCCCGAATACAACAAGCTGCGCACGCGCCTGCGCGTGGCGATCCCGCCCACCTTCGGGCGCCAGCACCTGGTGCCGCGGCTGCCGGAATTCGGCGCGCTCTATCCGCATATCGACCTCGAGCTGCACCTGGCGATCCCGTTCCTCGACGTCAAGGCCGAGGACACCGATGTCGAGATCCGCTACGGCACCGGCCGCTACCCTGACCTGAAGACGACCAAGCTCCTGGTGGAACCGGTGTTCCCGGCGTGCGGGCGCGAGTACTACGAGCGCGTCAACGGCCGCGCCATCACCCGGCCCGAGCACCTGCACGGCCTGGTGCTGCTGCGCAGCCCGCTGGAGCCGTGGAAGCCGTGGTTCGAGACCGCCGGACTGGACTGGCCCGAGCCCCAGACCGGCCCGCAGTTCAACGACATCGGCCTGATGTTGGAGGCGATCGCCTCCAACCAGGGCGTGGCGCTGGTGCGCCAGCGCATGGCGCGGCACTGGCTGTCGCTGGGGCAGATGGTGCGGCTGCTCGACGTGGAATCGGTATCGCCGCACGGCTACTACATCGTCGAGCGCGAACAGGCGCCGCTCAAGCCCGAGGCGCGCTATTTCGTCGACTGGCTGCTGAGCCTGGACTGGTAG